A DNA window from Rossellomorea marisflavi contains the following coding sequences:
- a CDS encoding GH32 C-terminal domain-containing protein, producing MDGYEEPAIDVVDPAYSEGRFGLNVYNGSAIFQHVYATPHEEYYSELYRPQYHYTQARGYASDPNGLVYYKGEYHLFHQDGGKWAHAVSTDLVHWKRLPIAIPWNEMGHAWSGSAVIDHDNSSGLFPEQGSGMIAYYTSFNPSKPNGDQKVGLAYSKDEGRSWQFHEGNPIIPNIGEFYDSGGWDFRDPKVVRDEERDQWVMVISGGDHIRFFTSKNLIDWEMIDSFGYGDYVRGGVWECPDFFPLAVDGDEGNQKWVLSISMGANPKTDGSDTEYFIGSFDGKKFVSDHPAGTVLKNEYGKEMYATMSFSDIPKEDGRRISLGWMSNWDYPFAYPTSPWNGQMSIPREWELKTLADGEVRMVQRPIGELKGIRGNKTSFGVISLSPDSKNPLAGTTGIAYEIEADIELLEDDSGFEIGLRESGDQETLVGFEGAGQTMYVDRSRSGEVDFSEKFSTRHEAGMDPADRRVKLRIFVDGSSVEVFAGDGEIAFSNLIFPDGASDGMSLTSTVGNIKVHQFDVYPLDTVWKEANGERLQMDHDRLSLKKGESHTLSVRSDSSSAIHWSSSNPEAVEVRDKGTGEADITMKGSGRSIITAKTKGGKLKGETVVDSREAYTISRGVQGLALESPVENGSTVLMGDPVQRWEFSLRPGGGYSVTAIDSGKVLDASGSMRGDALQVWDDLGYRNQQWEVTPLGDGTFAFNVLNSGRSLGAVDEAHGGGVVLHEVGMEKRRGWRIIGKE from the coding sequence GTGGACGGATATGAAGAACCTGCAATCGATGTTGTCGATCCCGCTTATTCCGAAGGGAGATTCGGGTTGAATGTGTATAACGGCAGTGCCATCTTCCAGCATGTGTATGCGACGCCGCACGAGGAGTATTACAGTGAACTATACCGTCCTCAATATCACTATACCCAGGCAAGGGGATATGCGAGCGATCCGAATGGACTTGTCTATTACAAAGGGGAATATCATCTCTTTCATCAGGACGGCGGTAAGTGGGCACATGCTGTCAGTACCGATCTCGTCCATTGGAAGAGGCTGCCCATCGCCATTCCCTGGAATGAGATGGGGCACGCCTGGAGCGGGTCTGCCGTCATCGACCACGATAATTCTTCTGGCCTCTTCCCGGAGCAAGGTTCCGGGATGATCGCGTACTACACCTCCTTCAACCCATCAAAACCGAATGGGGATCAAAAAGTGGGGCTGGCCTACAGCAAGGATGAAGGACGATCATGGCAGTTCCATGAAGGGAATCCGATCATTCCGAATATCGGTGAGTTTTATGATAGCGGTGGATGGGACTTCCGGGATCCCAAAGTCGTCCGTGATGAGGAAAGGGATCAATGGGTCATGGTCATCTCCGGAGGCGATCACATCCGGTTCTTCACCTCCAAGAACCTCATCGATTGGGAAATGATCGACTCATTCGGATATGGAGACTATGTCAGGGGCGGAGTATGGGAATGCCCTGATTTCTTCCCGCTAGCTGTTGATGGGGATGAAGGCAATCAAAAATGGGTCCTATCCATCAGCATGGGAGCGAATCCCAAAACAGACGGATCCGATACCGAATATTTCATCGGATCATTTGATGGAAAGAAATTCGTCAGTGATCATCCTGCGGGGACCGTACTGAAGAATGAATACGGAAAAGAAATGTATGCAACGATGTCCTTTTCGGATATTCCAAAAGAGGACGGTCGCCGGATCTCACTCGGATGGATGAGCAACTGGGACTACCCATTTGCTTATCCGACGTCCCCCTGGAACGGTCAGATGAGCATACCGAGGGAGTGGGAGCTGAAAACGTTGGCTGACGGAGAGGTCCGAATGGTCCAACGTCCCATTGGGGAATTGAAGGGAATCCGCGGGAACAAAACATCCTTCGGAGTGATCTCGCTCTCCCCGGATTCAAAGAACCCCCTGGCCGGAACTACAGGTATCGCTTATGAAATCGAGGCGGATATAGAGCTGCTGGAGGATGATTCAGGATTTGAAATCGGGCTGAGAGAGTCAGGGGACCAGGAGACCCTCGTCGGATTCGAAGGGGCGGGACAGACGATGTATGTTGATCGCTCCAGGTCGGGAGAGGTCGATTTCTCCGAGAAATTCTCCACGAGGCATGAAGCAGGAATGGATCCAGCCGACAGGCGAGTGAAGCTGCGCATCTTTGTTGACGGGTCTTCTGTGGAGGTTTTTGCAGGGGATGGAGAGATCGCTTTCTCAAATCTCATTTTTCCGGACGGGGCGAGTGACGGTATGAGCCTGACGTCCACCGTTGGAAACATTAAGGTCCACCAGTTCGATGTGTATCCCCTGGACACGGTATGGAAGGAAGCCAATGGGGAACGCCTTCAAATGGATCATGATCGGTTGAGCCTGAAGAAGGGCGAGAGTCATACCCTCTCCGTCAGGTCCGACTCATCCTCTGCCATCCACTGGTCGTCCTCCAACCCCGAAGCGGTCGAAGTCCGGGATAAGGGGACCGGGGAAGCAGACATCACGATGAAAGGAAGCGGCCGCAGCATCATCACGGCGAAAACCAAAGGTGGAAAGCTGAAGGGGGAGACCGTGGTCGACAGCAGGGAGGCGTACACGATATCAAGAGGGGTTCAAGGCCTTGCACTGGAATCACCGGTGGAAAACGGCTCCACCGTGTTGATGGGAGATCCCGTTCAGCGATGGGAATTCTCCCTTCGTCCAGGAGGCGGCTACAGCGTGACGGCTATTGACAGTGGGAAGGTACTCGACGCCTCGGGAAGTATGCGCGGGGATGCGCTTCAAGTATGGGACGATCTTGGCTATCGAAACCAACAGTGGGAGGTGACCCCTCTGGGAGATGGTACCTTCGCTTTCAATGTCCTGAATAGCGGGCGCTCTCTTGGAGCAGTGGATGAGGCACATGGGGGCGGGGTCGTACTCCATGAGGTAGGTATGGAAAAAAGGAGAGGGTGGAGAATCATCGGCAAAGAGTAA
- a CDS encoding GNAT family N-acetyltransferase: protein MRELAIEEVERHAAASWPSVQSESLGDWKLRATYGVTKRANSVLTIGEPSPGWIETTEHFYQKLGLSAIFMISASSPSGIDEELERNGYEKIDECYTMVKEAGILSPPDLHEGDILLVDEADDAWLHSFLSLEGFPNERASAYQAIFSRINGKKAFAVYREAGLTLAVGTAVCEGDLCCISNIVVGEKSRGKGIAKKLVSSLLEWGRALGAGYSYLQVVKSNAPAIGLYEKLGFTPLSSHHYRIKSE from the coding sequence ATGAGAGAGCTTGCAATCGAAGAAGTGGAACGCCACGCTGCAGCATCATGGCCGAGTGTTCAATCAGAGTCCTTAGGAGATTGGAAGTTGCGTGCTACATACGGAGTGACGAAGAGGGCGAACAGCGTCCTGACAATCGGGGAGCCTTCCCCCGGATGGATCGAAACAACTGAGCATTTCTATCAAAAGCTCGGACTTTCTGCTATTTTTATGATTAGTGCTAGTTCCCCAAGTGGAATCGACGAAGAGCTTGAGCGGAACGGGTATGAAAAGATCGATGAATGTTACACCATGGTGAAAGAGGCTGGCATCCTGTCACCTCCGGATTTGCATGAAGGGGATATACTCCTGGTTGACGAAGCTGACGATGCCTGGCTTCATTCTTTTCTATCGTTGGAAGGTTTTCCAAATGAAAGGGCGTCTGCCTATCAAGCGATCTTTTCACGCATTAATGGAAAAAAAGCATTTGCTGTCTATCGGGAAGCCGGTCTCACCCTTGCCGTAGGTACAGCAGTCTGTGAAGGAGATTTGTGTTGTATAAGCAATATCGTCGTGGGTGAAAAGAGCAGGGGGAAGGGGATCGCTAAGAAGCTTGTCTCCAGTCTATTGGAATGGGGAAGAGCCCTTGGTGCCGGTTACAGCTACCTGCAAGTGGTCAAAAGCAATGCACCAGCCATCGGGTTGTATGAGAAGTTGGGATTCACCCCGCTTTCGTCCCACCATTACCGCATCAAAAGTGAATAA